The following proteins come from a genomic window of Streptomyces sp. GS7:
- a CDS encoding type VII secretion target translates to MGDSGFRVDPEAIGSYSSTVRDQVEQLGQIQSAVSAIRLSSSAFGHLPNAQNLAETYNAHADASRQNLTDLLNALTGTSEGLTYTTQNYAEHDQAVSASFGGAR, encoded by the coding sequence ATGGGGGACTCCGGGTTTCGGGTTGATCCCGAAGCAATCGGAAGCTATTCGTCAACGGTCCGCGACCAGGTGGAACAGCTCGGGCAGATCCAGTCCGCGGTGTCTGCCATCCGCCTCTCGTCCAGCGCCTTCGGCCACCTGCCGAACGCCCAGAACCTGGCGGAGACTTACAACGCGCACGCCGACGCGAGTCGGCAGAACCTCACCGACCTGCTCAACGCCTTGACGGGTACGTCAGAAGGACTCACGTACACGACTCAGAACTACGCCGAGCACGACCAGGCGGTCAGTGCGTCCTTCGGGGGTGCCCGGTGA